The Vigna unguiculata cultivar IT97K-499-35 chromosome 11, ASM411807v1, whole genome shotgun sequence genomic sequence TCTTTATTCTACAGAGCACCCGAATGCCGCAACTTTCAAAGGTCACAAACTCAACCAGCTGATGTATACAGCTTTGGGGTCCTTGTTCTAGAGCTTTTAACAGGGAAAACACCCTTCCAAGACCTTGTTCAGACGTATGGTTCAGACATACCTAAGTGGGTCCGGTCGGTGCGCGAAGAAGAGACTGAGTCCGGTGATGATCCTGCCTCAGGCAATGAAGCATCAGAAGAGAAGCTTCAGGCTCTTCTGAACATTGCCATGGCATGTGTTTCACTGGTGCCGGAGAACAGACCTACAATGAGAGAGGTTTTAAAGATGATAAGAGATGCAAGAGGAGAGGCGCATGTTTCATCTAACAGTAGTGATCACTCTCCTGGTAGATGGTCAGATACTGTTCAAAGCTTTCCCAGGGAAGAACACCAGAGCATATGATTGGTAACTTTTTTGATAGCTTCATAGTTTGAAACTATGCATTCTGATTTTTCCTGAATTGGTCATTGATTCCATGCATAAACTAGGTGATACGAAAATCATGCGGTAAAGACCTACGTTTTAATCTCTTGCTTTGTGAGTAAATGCATTTTAAAAGGTAATCAATGGATTCATTTGTAGAGTCAGCAGAGATTCACCTTGTCTAAGATTTGCAGGACagttattttagtttagataagttctttttcaaaagttagtcTTGTAAAACAAACTTTCCCATAAAAACATGGGGTTCAGATTAGTTTAGACCCGTAACTAagttaattatttcaaattgaaCTCTACTAACTTTTTATCTCATGGAACATTGATGCTAAAATGTAACTTTGCCTTTTTGGTGCAAGCATAAATATGTCAGTCCCGAATTGATGGTTGTGACTTGTGAGGTTGTCGATAAACGGGTTTGGAATTTTTAGAAAACTAGCAACCATGGGAGTGTTGCATTGCaccaatattttcaaatttggataaagtaaaaaattcatatattagaaaaaaataccCAATATTACAAGGTatgtattttcattaattaatagttttaagttgAAGTTAAAATTCTTGTACacaaaattgtataattagttCTTTTTAAGTAAAGTATAAAACATGTGTtcctgcaaagaacaaataagagatgtcagaTACGAATATCACTTTACCTCAATCTGCAATCTCTCTAGTAAGCTTTCTTCTGGCTTGCATATGCTATCTGCTGGTGTCCCGGCTTGGATCGACTTGGACCCggaaggggttacctgcggaggAGACTCCAAGTCAACTAAGAATgatcagaaagtcaaatcttcgtgattaagggattaatgaatgcgtacttTTAATTCGTGGGATCCaagcatatttatagattattaattatgtctggccacgtcatggACTAAGCTTTTGACTGGACTGCATATGGGCTTGGGCCAAGCCCAGGCCCCACAGTTTGGTTATTGTGGGTCCCAGGGTCTTGGTTGGTAGTGTTTTAGGTTTATCAAGTTCTCGTTCGATTTTCTTAAGTTAGCGGCTTATACCACTTACTATTGATTGTTTGATATATATGATTATCGTTTGCGTCCTTAAGGGGCTATGTAGGCGAATCTCATGGTTGTAGTCAGATTAGGCCTCCTAGGTGTAGTACACTAATTCTCCAGTATGTGCTGGTGTATCTATAGCACCAAAGGATGATAAATGTTAGTGTGTTTTGTTAGGCCGTCTAGGTGTAATATAATATGAAAGCACATGTTTTATTTCTCAAGCACAGTTTAattattgtaaaagaaaataaatttaacaacacTCAAGACATTACTACCCGTTGATGCAATTTAACTAATTGGTTAACCTTTCAATTTATTACAATATGTGATTAGAAATTGGTCCACTTTAAATAAGAACGAACGGTAGAATTTGAAGCTTCAGAAAGAAGGGTGAAGTACGTGGTGCTCTGGAGGTAGCTAAACTAATTAAattgcaaaatataaattataaacgtGAAAATGTAGGGTATGTTTGATTCTTTTCTCATCTTTAAagatgtgtttttttattatacattcCATTAAActgtgttttaaaaaattgaagtttgaaaactttgcaATTGAAAGTAGTTTTTATTTAACTGCGTGTGATGATTTTTTATAGATGGGagaagaaaagtgagaaaaaagcAGTGATGAGTTTGATGTGaccagaaaaaagaaagaatggagGACATGTCTTTGAAGTGGGTCACCAATCACTAACCTGGAGAATTAATTAAGTCACAACTAATCAAATCACAACTTCGTCATAATCCACTAATTGCAGTTTGGTGTAAAGCTCAATTGCCCTAAACAATGCCAATTACACTCTTTTTTACTTTCTTCATGCTTCATTAGTCTGaatccaataataataataataatattattattattattatttcctcATTTTTATGGGATGCAATTAACAAGGATGAAGGGTAAATgaataattaacaatttttttaaaaataggatTAGactttaattgaaataaataagtcATAGCCGTCAAATATTCCCAGAGACTTTAGCTTAATATGATGATACCAGGTCAAAGTTTTTGTTTAAGATTTAGTTAGATCTATTTTAAGATTTCAACTTAATTGATATGCACCACtcatataattacaaattatcagTTTTCAGCAATTAATAAATCATTAtgtaattgaaaattatttaaatcctTTGTAATAACTTCTATAAGAGAATATTTGTAAATTTccaattttttacattttctaaCCACCACGGcttacaattatttttgtatatattagttttgatattataatattgaatcattataaaaggattttgtaatatattatatacaggattttgaatgtatttttctgtttttttttaactttaaataacaTACTAAAAACGtggattaaatataatttaagtccaaacaaatatttttctttctcatttttgtcTGTCTGTGTaactttttagttatttttcaatCTTTGATAGTTGAGTTAGTATCGTTATAATCCTTGTAATTaatttagtataaaaaatacaaaacaactatattatatttaagttaattattCAGTTAAGTGatatacttaatatttttgcGAAGAAGACAAccacttataatattttaatatactactggattaaattaagaaataaaaaaattagttatcttaatttgaaatattttttgttgttttaatttctataatgaataattttttatttatttatgaagatgactaaaaataaagataaaaaacgATAGGGAtctaaaactaataataaataacttttcaTAGGACTAAGAAAAAGTTAGATTTATAGATACTAAAATtacatttcaaaaatatttttatcttatgtggatttaaattttttttacgatTGATGTTTTCTTTCCAAGCAAATTAATtgatagaaatatattttaaaattaactagtgatatatatatatatatatatatatatatatatatatatatattatacttaactgttcatattaaattttaaaggtatttataaaataatgattttaaatagtgttaaattttatagtaatttgtatgaaattaaaagtactaattttatttatttatgtttcaaaatcatatatgtcaaataaaattaaacaaatacaaCACTAGTCAAAATTGATGTGTtatttatataacaattttttatacatCATTATTACGACTATCTATCTCCATCACGTGATGAATATTTCACGATCTTCTCTCTTtctattcttattattaaaaatttatgtatGAATACTATTTcagaattattaaaaaatataaaatcgtgaatacaaattattaagtgaaaaaatctaaaaaaactgtattttttaaataattttattcaatgatAGAATGACAATATTTAGGCATAATATGTCAAAGTTAACTTGTACTGTTTATCGATAATTGAAGTTTCACCTTAATAACTCgtaaaaaacttaaatacaaaaaaaatccataaagtaaatttttttaatgaaaaatagtaTACAAACAATACTCATATCATAtctatcaaatttaatattcttATTGTTTCTAACATCAATGTTAAATTCAACGTACTTACTTAAAGCATATGATTCATGTTCCCAAAACAAAGAATTTATCGGAGTAAGAATATTAaactttgaataaaaattatttcatttcttattataattttatttgtcatcctaacaaaaaaagaaaacagcaTACAATATCACCGTTGATTATATTTactatgaaaatttaaattaatttaattttaacaacaaCTGAACCACCATAATGGTATCATTTATCTTAATTTCCATCTTAGGTTGCTTTGAATACAAATGAAGCAAAAGCAAAGCATTGCTCCAAAGTAGCCTTCTAGAATCATCTTCAGGCCATCAACTTTTGCTCTTGCTAAAACCAATTCTTTTGTGGAGCTTGCGTTTTGCATacgaaatttatttattaatatatttctcCTATGGATTAGATTCACTCGCagcaacttttatttttttaaaatagaacttgtaattttcttataaaaatcaCTAATACTACAATTACttgcatgataaaataaaagagaacgatattaaaatacataaaaatacattattttatatattttaaaaacatttccaccattttttatatatatattttttcatttttggctGGTGTTATTAAAATCCTTCTTTTTTCCTCattgttttaaactttttttaattaaaattatgtttaatagaACTTGctaaaaacttaaaattgagTTGAAAATCAAAAGGTGGTAGGTAAAAGCTGTTTAGTTAGTTATtaagttataaatatttattaaaattattaattaattaaagttatttagatctatttttttgaatttagattttcttttaaattttttgtgttaattttcaaaatatacttatgaacaataatttgaatattttaaaatatattaaaaacttttGTAATGCATTAATATCCATACATTTGAAGAGTTAATAAAGAAATAGTATAAAaacaacaatgatattttgattattaaattttgacaattttttttataacatgaaatgacattttttgagtgattttaaaatattaagattgaGAAGATACAAAGGTGAAAAACCACTTAAAgaataacattacaaattataaaaaaaaaaatcaaaatttagtagttaaaaaatcatttttctatcaaaagttCACTAAAGAAGCATTTTTTTTACCAACTTTAGACAcataaaaactcattcaaatgACGAAAACGGGTCTAGTACATATATGATTCCTCCATAATTTCCTACAACAAACACAAAAccaattttgatgatgatgagttAAGCAAAATAGTTAAAAACAAAGTTGTATGAATGATGAATAAAAAACAGCGACAAGCAGAAGGGTCTCTCTTCCTCTTCGCAGCAACATGGTGCCAAAACGAAGGTTGTCGTGAGTGTGAAGTGTGAAGGAAGATGGTTTATTTAggttggtgtgtgtgtgtgcacaGAACAGATGATGCTGTCACGTTGCAATAAAGAGGTTCCCAGAAGTTAGGGACCCAGTGCCTTTGGACCCAATCGATAAACATCTATGCCTTCTTCTATTTACAACTTCACACTCCAAAACAAACCTATGTTTTCCCACACTTCTTTGTTTCAAATCAAATCTTAATTATCATGTTAGTGTGTTTCATTACATTTCACAGAAACACGATACCACTGTCTTGTCATAATCTTTCAGACCCCGAcataaatctcattttttttctccgATATAAAACTATACAATCTCATAACATCTTGTGAAATATCATTTACAACGTACGTTGTCCCCATAAAACAGCCAATTCCTGAAGCAGACAACTTTAAATGTGATGGTTTTAACAATGTTTGTGCTTTCTCAAGGAGTTTAGTATATACTCTTCATATGATTTTGCTCTGGCATAGGTATAATGTGACAAATAACTGTCACAGTAAAAAAAAGCTGAGATTTTTACGTTTTGAAGTTAATGAACAAGGCTCAACAAAAAACATGGGCAATGATAAACTTTAGCAAGAAGAAGAATCGATTTGGAAGCATGTTGTTTTGGGAAGAAGCGATTAAAGTTGGTGACGTATTTCTTAAGGATGGGCTTCCTCTGCAAATTGAAAGAGagtattttattcttaaacgTCTTAAGTATGGACACGGTTTGTATTgattttcatagtttttttcggtttttttttttacttgtctTTGTAACTCTTTATGTTACATATTAGTTGTGATGGTTAGTTTTGAGATATTCTGATGTTGGtggaaacaaataaaaactgaagaacaataaaaaatgaagtaaaacaaTGAGAAAAGTTGCTGTCAAACCTGATGCAGGGTATGTTTTGAAATTTCCTAATCAAGTGAGGTTGCTACTGACTGGCTAGTCACTACAGAGAATATATCATTGAGCCTTGAAAATgtctacatttattttttttattttaaaatttttgtgttttgttttaaataattagagtGAGTTTGTGTTGAATAAAGTATTGGTTCCTTTTGCTGTTCTGGAATTCCTTGGTAGAATTTTCAAAGTATTCGTAGATGAAAGTGCACATGTGTCAAGCCCAACATGGGAAGTGGGAGGACCTCATATTGATAACGATGATTAGTGCTTTGACAATTCTCAACATAGGGATCATAGAAGTTGTAGTTTGGGTaggatattaatttttttttatatatatataaaaaaatatttttatataaattcagGTCTCTGTGAGTAATAATTTCAGCACTGTATTCTTATCTGTTAGGAGATATATAGTTCAATATTTAAATCCATCTTACTCAAACATCACATTTTATAATGTGTTTGACAACTAATAAGACGAGTATTAAAACATGtttagaacaaaaaaattgataaatacaATGAATACTGAGAGATTAATTTGGAAAAATGATTAGTATTGTGTTGGCATAAATAGGCTACTACTTGTTGTAGTTAAATTGATGAAgcatgtaatataaaaattgaatggGATTGTGACTGGGTGTTGTCTTGGCATAGGATGAATGTACTTAATGGGTGTGcttttgtataaaataacaTTCATACTTTGCATAAGAAAACAaatgataaaagataaattagCAGAAAAATTAAGCAGAAAGGAGAGGTGGAGTCCACAATGATCAGCATCAAATGCTTATTGGGATTCGCACTGTTGCTAAATTCCAAGATCCACAACCATCCGTTattatctttctttctttctttcttttttataatttatgtataaaagaggggaaattatttgaaaaataaaactagattttcctttttttccctttctctGCTTCCCTGTTGGCGGAGCTCTTAGCCATCTCTTGTCTCTCTCGAGAggggaaagagagagagagagtgtgtgtgtgtgtgtgtcacAACGCAACCCAGAAAGAAAGTAGCAAGCAAATGCCAAATGGTAGTGCAGTGATAGCATTGTAGCGTAGTGttagtgagagagagagagagagaaaaaaaaggcaCTACCGTCACCACAACCAACTAGGCTTCGGTCGGAAAGTTGCTACAAAAAAGgtaactctctctctctctctatccaCTCCCTGTTGTTCTGTTACGACACGTCTGATTTGCTGTTATTAGGGCTTTTATCGTTTTCCTTTGCTTTGTAGCTCTATAATTGACTCTCTTCGAGATGAacctttcttctcttttttctaaACACTGACTTGGGTTTGTCTGGGATTTCACTTCAGGTTTTGTCTTCTGGGTCACTCTTTGCTTTTCTGGGATCTCCATTTCTGAGCTAAAGTCTGAATTTTTCGGGGATTTTGATTGTGGGATTTCTGGTTGCTTCTTCTGGGGTGTCACGAACTCGCCTTAATCAACTAAATATCGAACCTTCTCTGGGTATTTCGCCTCTGATTCCTGTTGGGTATTTCCTTTTTTGCTTTTAATATGTATGGAATCTGAATGATTTTGATCTTAGAGGGTGCTCTGAATCGGTGAATTGGCGTTGTTGTTTTGGCTTGAAGATGGCTGTTGGTACTAGTTGTGGCTTAAGGTGATTTTGGGGAAGGTGTTTGGTTAGAAGGGGTAAGGATGGCGGCAGAGTCAAACGCTGGATTTCACAGTGAAGGTATAGATTCTGTTTTGAACAGGCGGGCCATATCATTTCAACCCGGTGGTGCTATTAACCGGCTGTCAGAGATGGTTCCAATGGGTAATTATTTTGGGCTAAGTAGTTCATCTGGGATGATATATTCTGGGAATTCAACCATCATTAACAGTAATCCTGTGATGAGTCAAGCCGGTAACCCATCAAGTTCTTCGCTTCTTCTCGATTCGGTTCCAGGACTGAAGCATGACACAGGTTTGGCTGTTGAGTGGTCTGTTGATGAACAGTACAGATTGGAAGAAGGCCTTGCCAAGTAAGTTGTTTGTTTTGACTAGGTTAGGTCTTTTTTAGCTTTTTCTTTAACCCTGCTCATTATGGCTCCTGTGTCTTGCATTGGTCCACGGTAGCTCATTTTCAATTTACTTTCTcatgatgataataatttcGGATCTTAGATGcccatgatttttttttttgtttgtcagATGCAGCAATTGCAGTTGGCCCCCCTTTTTTATCAGTGAAATCATCATGCTGTCTATCCCTTAGccatttcataaaatataaagcaAACATGCTGTCTTTCTTTGCATCTGTGAACTACAAGCTTTATTTCTCTGATAATGATATTTTCAATCTTcaaatgttgtttttatttcGTTTGACACTTTAATTCCTTGTTAAAATGAtgctaactatttttttctttgctaATTGCTTACATTGGCTGGATGGAAGTAGAAATTGAAGGGGAGTAGTTAGTGCCCCCCGTTTCCCTCCTCTCCACTAGTACTGGATTTACAAGGGAGGGAAAAATACTAGAAGTTTGTGAATTGTGTTGACTAAATTATTCCAAATTTGACTACTCGGGCTTAagggttttattttttcattgaaaGGGTATAGTAGTAATTTCATCTTCCATCCTTCTATCAAAATCCTACCCCCTTTACCATTGATGCAATAAACCAtttatcttttctcttttctctagaATTACATGGTTGTAGTGGCTATGCTGAATTTGGTGTTGTGcgatatattttatgttaaagaGATGGTATTCTCATTATGTAGTTTATATGTACTGAGTTGTTTGTGATTCTTCTTCCGTTTTGTGACCAGGTATGCTGAGGAACCAAGTATCATGAGGTATATCAAAATTGCTGCCCTGTTGCCTGATAAAACTGTTCGAGATGTTGCTTTGAGGTGTAGATGGTTGACAGTAAGCACTTTTTCTTTCAACAGTTTCTCCAATCTCCATTTTTTATTGCTGCCAATTATGATACTTGTTTATACCAAActatacaagaaaaaaattaaatttgtaatcgCTTGAGTATGTTGTGATTGATTACTTGAAAGTTGAACATGCATAGTGGAACTTCCTTTTCCCGGTGCattcaaaatttagtaatttactTGTCTTGTCGGTTCCTCCTACACCTTAGTTTTTGGCATTGTTATAATGGCTCAAGTTTTTGCATGGCTGTGTAGCTAAAGTGTTGTATAGCGACAATGATATCAGTGGTTTAAAAGGCAGGGTTTTAGATTTTGGGTGTTGTCATGGTAGCAGTTCAAGCAATTGCAGAAAAATGCAGGAAAATAAAGCTGATGGAACTTTCAATTTGGCCAAAATATGGTTGTTGTGGCTGCAATTGCCACTGGTGGTCACAATTTAGAACCCTATTTAAAGGTTATGTTTCATCTCATGATCAAATGaacttttagtaaaataaaCCTAGTCAACTTTCCTTGCCCTTTTTACCTTTTCATGTAAAAGTTGAAAATTGATTAGGGTtctctattaaattttatacagAAAATAGAAAGTTGTGCACTTTATGAACATAGTGTTAAGATTGGACTTGGGTACTTCTTTATGTAGCTTGCTCCTTTACACCTGTCATGGAGGCTTAAAGTAcagttaaaatattttgcagAGAAAGCGAAGGAAATCAGAAGAACACATTCTTGGAAAGAAGGTCCATAACAGAAAGGTACATAAGATCTGGAAGTTAGTCTACTCAGTGATTTAGTGTGTTGAAGCGTTTTGAAATTAATCTTAAGTAATTTTCCCTGATTCTGTACCGGATATTTTATGCATTATGAAAGTCTTGAATTTCAGATctattttttgttagaaaaaattcaaacatattTGACCTCTAAATTGGAAGATGTATGAAAATTCATTTTAGACTCAACATTGAAAAATGAAACTTCTATTAAACTGTTAGTTTGAAGTCCCTGTATAACTGATTATCAGTAATATCATTATAAACACCCCCTGAGATTTTCTATGTGTATTATGAATCCTCTCATTTCTCCATACCTTTGCATCATCCCTAGTTTTGTCCATGCATAAGATCCCCAATACATATGCATTATACCAAATGTCCTCATTTTACATGCAATTTGTTAATCAAAATTCACACACACTTCCCTTGAAATATGTTGAGATTAGCCTAGATAGTAGCTACTGTGGAGATTAAATTagctattttattattttcttattgttgCGCCGATTCAGTCAAAGGCAAGTATTGGGACAAAGAAGGTAAATTGTTTCGGATTCTTGGTTAGGATTCAAACCTGTAACCCATGTTTGTCCATCCTAAATTATCCCCTTggtattaaattttgtatttttttctacCTTTCATATGCAATGAAGGTCATGCTATCCACTACTGAAGAAGCATTTAATAACATGCAGTAAGTTATCCTAACCTAAGcacttaaagaataaaaatattaaacattttttggATAGCCAAGATATTAAACATCTGaccatttaatttattattttctattagcAAATTCCCTGTTAATGCTGTTTCCGTCCAAACAGATACTGTAGTGTAAAATCAGTTGCTTTGAGTTCTCTCAACCTGCTTAACTATCTTGTCAAGGATGTTGATAACTcgaataataacaaaatatgattaCGTTGCATCCCATAAATGGGATTCCAGTTTTGATATATTGAATCAATAATGTCTTTAGGATCTAATGTTGATTGAAGAACCAGTATTCTAAAGTCCTGCTTCTTCAGGATAAGCCTGTGGAGTTAGCATCAAAGTCAAATTTACATTCGCCTCTGCCTCCAAGCATGGCTACATATTCTCGCATGTCACACCATATGGACCAAACTCAACGGATACAATATGATGGTCagtatataattttcttaaaaaacttATGTGAAGTATCAATTGATATTTAAGTTGTTATCATGGTCTATTTCTTATGTGCAACCATTATTATGGTATCTCTTTTTCTATCAGTGTTCTTGTTTTCatcagtttttttttccttatctgCAATCAGGAATTTGTAGTCCTTTGAAGCAACTCATGGAGCAGAA encodes the following:
- the LOC114169360 gene encoding uncharacterized protein LOC114169360, with translation MAAESNAGFHSEGIDSVLNRRAISFQPGGAINRLSEMVPMGNYFGLSSSSGMIYSGNSTIINSNPVMSQAGNPSSSSLLLDSVPGLKHDTGLAVEWSVDEQYRLEEGLAKYAEEPSIMRYIKIAALLPDKTVRDVALRCRWLTRKRRKSEEHILGKKVHNRKDKPVELASKSNLHSPLPPSMATYSRMSHHMDQTQRIQYDGICSPLKQLMEQNAQAFNQITANLSTYKLQDNIDLFCHTRQNINTILNDMRVMPGIMSQMPPLPVAINEDLASSILPNRT